AAACTATTTTCCTTTTTGTTATCCTTGTAATTGCCCTAAAAGCCTGTTTATGTCCACATCCAATATCCGAGTTGACACGTGGTTAAATGGTATCCGGAAATACGTGATTATCTTCAACAATCAGTgaattaatgtgtgtgtataatcagGGCCGGTGCCTGACGCATAAGTGACATAAGCGGTTGGTTAGGGCCCTAGACAACTAGGGGGCCTccaactgctagggagcccccgaccaataggggagaggggggtcCCAAATCACATTTTTCTTAGGACCCCCCGGCTAGAGCCAGCACTGTATATAATTATGTTTCTTATACTCCCAAAAAAAACCGAAATATGATACATCATCAGTCTccatagttttgcattttgttctGAAGAACTGGCATTTCATTTCCTCCAGTAGTCTCCTCAAAAACATACACCCTTTATGCAAGTTCAGACATTTCTTCTCTTAATCCTCATTGTCTGCTAACAGATCTCTCCGCTCTCTGCTTTATAGTTAGCCTCCCACCTTCTTCCTCCCTGGCCTATGTAACTCCtacctctatcttcctctccAGTTTCAATTGTGAATCCGGTGTATTCCAGCAAGAGCGAGAAGTGAGTAACAGCTTTGGAATGCTAGCTGATTTGAATAGGAGAGAGGTGGAGTTGAGTGTGGAGGGGGAGATCTGGAATAAAGTGGGGGCAGAGCTGTGTGTATAACATCTGTCACGCTACAGGAAGCTTTGCTTACGGAGTTTCCACAGTCACCGGGCTGTTTTTCCCCGGTTTGGTCAGCAAAGCCATAGGTCATGATAGGCCAACTGCCATGACCAGAAGCTCAAACTGACATCAACATAATAAAGATGTGGTTGGTTATACATCCCGAAGTGGTTTctattaacatttccaaacattCAACACTTTAGAAACATGAATGGATATTTCAAACTTTTCAGtttattatgaaataatttagTAACGGTTTGACCACAAGTTTGAACTTCCTCTGTCATCACATAATGTGTAAGACTATATCTGTCTCTGAAGAAGCACACTCATACGCTCACCTAAAATTGCTGTGTAATGCTTGACTGTTATTTggaagtaaagaaaaacattgaaaattACTGCCGTTTAGATATCTGGTAGAAGTATCAGTGCTGTTGTCTTGTGATTATAGTGTTGGCTTTAAAACTCCTGCGGTCCATCCCATACCAAAGACTGTGAATATGGGACCTGTTCTATCCCTCCTTGGCACTCAGCATTAAAGAGATACTACTACTGCTGACTGtaataatatttacattatttcaaTTTCCATATGGGGTCTCTCATGGGCCTGGGCCTCATCAGTAGCTGCAGCTGCAGTATTATAATTATGAattgtagtagtattagtatGATAATTAGTATTAACAgcagtagttgtagtagtattaGAATGAGTATTAGTATtaatagtagtagttgtagtagtactAGTATGATTATTAGTATTactagtagtagttgtagtagtattagtatGATTATTAGTATTAacagtagtagttgtagtagtagtttAGAATTGTATGTATTCATTctagtagtattagtagaatTATTAGTTGAACAACCAATATAACAACAACCAATATATTAGTCACATATATTGTACAGTCCATTAGACGTTCTTATCTGGGacaacctacagtggggagaacaagtatttgatacactgccgattttgcactgccgaggttttcccacttacaaagcatgtagaaggctGTAACTTTTCTCATttgtactctttaactgtgagtgacggaatctaaaacaaaaatccagaaaatcccattgtatgatttttaagtaattaatttgcattttattgcatgacataagtatttgatacatcagaaaagcagaacttaatatttcatacagaaacctttgtttgcaatcatACGttccctgtagttcttgaccaggtttgcacacactgcagcagggattttggcccactcctccatacagaccttctccagatccttcaggtttcagggctgtcactgggcaatacagactttcagctccctccaaagattttctattgggttcaggtctggagactggctaagccactccagggccttgagatgcttcttatggagccactcctaagttgccctggctctgtgtttcgggtcattgtcattctggaagacccagccatgacccatcttcaatgctcttactgagggaagtaggttgctggccaagatctcgcgatacatggccccatccatcctcccctcaatatggtgcagtcgtcctgtcccctttgcagaaaagcatccccaaagaatgatgtttccccCAACaggcttcacggttgggatggtgttcttggggttgtactcatccttcttcttcctccaaacacggcgagtggagtttagaccaaaaagctaaatttttgacACTCCCCGCTACTTGCCATGCCTGTTCGAAACATGACCCTCCCAGCTACCTGCCATGCCTGGCCTATACATGAACCTCCCTGCCATGCTGTGACACCACCCCATACCTTACTGCTTGATTATAAACCAGATCTTTCAGCCCTAAACACTGATTTGCTGTGTGACGTGGTATATTAGACCATCGCCCAGAGGTATGCCttgtaattatagtttttttcccAAAAGGCATGTTGCATCTTGCCTAAGGACAGGACATTAAAGTattagccatataccacaccctatTGGACCTTATTGTTAATTATATCATGGTGACAGAGGGAAGCCCAAAAAGCCCACACTTAGCTGTGTAATAGCTCAGTAAGGTGCATATAGGTAAAATATTACAGAGTGGTATGGTTATAAGAATATGGCAAAATCAGTACTACTGTGACATAATTTAGTTATTTTACTTGAAACACATTGAATTATCAATTTGTTACTGGTTTTGTACAACCTATTTAGTCTTCAGATTAGCCCTTGGCATTcatgtattttgaaatattactttGTGCTTTGGTTGTGGGGGCTATACTGATGCCTAGCATCTGTTAAAAACAGGAACCTACTACACTGAATCAAAATATACACGCAACATATAATTATTAGTTATGTTttatgagctgaaataaaacaatcacAGAAATGTTACTTAAACACCCAAATTGTATTTCTCTCCTGTGAAATCCTTTCATTAGAGACTTAATTACATTTAGTTAAATTAACTGTTTTCCTTATATGAACTGTACCTCACCAAAATATCTGAAATGTTTACatgttacatttatatatatttatatatattttgtacagaGTATAATATAGCCCAAAGACTGATTATAATTTAGCTATGCTACTGAAAACTCCAATTAAACGGCAACGAGACTGGAGACAATATTAACTTTTcagaaaagtttatttatttttagataaCAAATCATTACAGcaaaaattttaataaatatcacattctacaaaatacaatattctTCATGAATAAATAgcaattaataaatatttgcaACAATGTCAAGTGCTAGTAGTGTTGGCTTTCACAATGTAATTTCTCATCGTACAAAAAACCTCAATCCAAGATTCTGGTCGAATAGGCTGAAGTTTGGCCTACATGGTAACGTGAGAATGCATATTTAACTTCGGTCTACATGCTACCATTACAAATGTGAACCTAAAGCATAATTCAAGTGTCTCTATATTCAAGTTTGAGTTCAAGTAAGAGTCAGTCTTTCAAAAGTGTCTCCTCAGGGAACTGCTTCTTTCACTCCATCTCCGAATACAACAGCATTTATAGCCTACAAGGCTTTTGGGAGGCTTCAGCGAGTATCACGAGCTCCGGGCCTGGCAGCGCCAGCGCCAGCGGCagctctcactctttctcccaaTTCTGTTGAATCCAGCTTCGTGATGTCCATGTTCACAAGGCATGGCCTGGAGGaccatttcagttattttaatCCTCGCATCCCAGTCTGTGATAAACTGCCGGGTAGAGGAGGGCTACCACGTAACCATTGCTAGAGCTCTGCTGGTGCATGCGATTCATCTCTGCTTCCCAGCCTGGACACGTTTGGTTGACCTGCTGCCTGCTAGTGATGTCACTCTGCTCGTCAATAAGTTGATTTTGACAGTCGACGTGAGGGAGCTCGTCGTAGACACCGTCTCTCAGATGACGAGCCTGTTCCTCCGCTGACTGGAACGGGAGCACTTGATACTGTGTAAAGGACACCTCCTCCGGTACCTCGCCCGAAAGGCTCTCCGAGCTGGTCGTTGTCTCGACGCTAGCCTCCTCCGTGTAGATCTGCAAGAACAGAACCAGGCATAGAGCAACGAGCCAGCGCTTGGCAGGGCTCTTCTCCGCAGGCGGAAGGTACTTTCGGACATTGGCTGGGTACTGAACCCGGGTGTTCCTCTTCCGCGGGCGCAGTGGTAAGCTGCGCTCTGGCTCTTGAACTGGGATCCGTTCAAAGGTGAATATTTCTGGCTCTTTGCTCCGCGGCATTGGTCTGTAGGCCAACGGTCCTTGATAGCTTTTTGTCGGAATTGACAACAGCAAACTATTTGATCGTACATACATCTTTGCTGTTTCTTAAGATATGTTCTCGTCAGTAGAATGACTTTAAAAACCGGAGCGCACATATTTATACGTGGATTTCGTTTTTTTAAGATACGCCCATATCTCAAAAGCCACTCCCAGAGCATGACCAATCTTATTGCAAAAGAGACAATTTTTTGGTTTATATTTCCCCCGTTTTTTATTAGCCTACTGTATTCACCTGTCGTTCGTTTTCTTTCCAACAATAATCACAACTAGAAGTCAGTCAACACCGCCTGTACATGTATATTAATTtctgaaatgtagcctacatgTATATCATGAAGTAAATCTGGACACATTTATATTATCAATAACATCTAGACCACGTAGATTTAGATCAATTACATCTATATAATACCCTGATTACAACGTTAGTAACTATAACAACAACTACACAATGACGCTAACATtgctattattattgttatgctAAATAATAATTCTATGACCTCGAGCGTGCGGGCTTTTGTGAGGTAGAATATGAATTTCACGACTCCTTCACAGTAACTCTTAGAATTGGACAATCTATGCTTGTGGACTGTGTGACTTAAAacccttaaacagtttactggTACAATTGAACTGGTATGCATGGACGTGTTTTTCATCACGCAAATCATATTTCCTTCAGTGACTCTTCTTGGTCCAGCTTTCGTTTCCCCTGTTAAGGTGGGGTTTGGGGGGAGCAAAATGTTACTCTGAAAATCTCTCAACAGTGGCAACAGATCGTTAAGTAAACCTGAGTGTTTATTGAAAGGAGAAAAAATGAATGTGACAGCTGAGAAAACAacacaaaggaaaataaaacgATTCATCATTGTCGCGTTAGTGTGAGTTACAGTCCTGTAACAGCTATTACTGTAAGAGCGAGCGGAATCCTGACATCATCTGCTTCGTCTGAGGAAGTTGGAAAGTGTCTGGAAGAAGCGGTGTTCTCCCGATCTGTCACTTTCCGTGTGAGCAGCATATGCATACCACCTAGGGTGAAACCGCGAGTCTGGCATTCATTCTGGCCGGTTTTACGTGACTCCAACACCGAATGAAATTCGACatatagatttgtttttgtgtaacaAGTCTCTTTCCCTTGCACGGTGACCTGTTCGAATGCTGGAATGATTTGACCGGGTTAACGTCCGCGGTATCATGATCCAGCTTAACATGAAATAGTCGTACATGGTCGGTGTCGTTATATGGTGCTTGGTTTACGTCCCTACTAAATGTAATCACTTCTTTAGCGTAAATCTACTCTAACACATAAAGACATAGATTTCGATGGAAATGATATGCATTATGTTTTCAGTAGAGGTAGGCATTCTTGTCTTGTCCAGTTATATGCATCTACTTTTGTAACAATACATATAAGCAATTAAGTAACAAAATAGTACACATCTTTTTTCATTGTCTTATTATTCTTAAAATCTCTCTAGTCACTTTTTTCCTTGCAattgttatatttattattttattgaatataaaaaATTCTGTCTCCCTGATTTCAATTTCAACTTTTTACCTTGTGTTAGACCACTGTACATAAAAACGCCCCTTCAAACAATGACATCACGTTCAGGAAGTGTAATCTTTGTTAGGAAAAATGGTTGCAAAGCTAAATAAATGTAGACACAGTGTTATCTGTTTTTCCATGTCTTGTGATATTAGTTGCTTGTCTCACTCATACATTTTCACCCTGCCAGGTTGATTTATAAAATGCATTACACTGGCTCAATATCAATCACCCACACAGCTGTGGCTAATTTAAGTTCACCATGTTGGATCCACCCTCATAGGATCAAGGAATGACTGTATGGGAGTATGCAGCCAAAAGGAATTCAGGTGCATGTCTGTGCTTTATTACCACACAAgtcctttcttttctctgaTAGAAATACGCCCAAATTAAGAGTCGTTTTTTAGGCCACCCTCCTCTGTGTACTACTGATGGCTACTTCACTGAGGTTGGTCGGTGTACTTAGTAACTACTAATGAGTTGTGTGGGTGTCGTGCCCTGATGTCTTAAAGTCTACATACAGTATCGATAGTATgttgctctggatgagagcCAAAGGAGTCCACATAGATCATGGGGTACTAAATTAATAGGGAATAAAGGCCTGTACAATTATACCAACAGCATTCTTTTTGTGCATGTGTAACTCAGTAGGCTTCAGTACTGGTAAGAAATGAAATCTGTTTTCACTCCTTTTGGACCCGTCTGTCTGCCCATCGGTGGCCAACACAAGCTCAGTCATGAGAATGTTGTTTCTTCACCGGATGGGTATTCTACACTGCCCAATACGGGACCCCACtgcccctttctctgtctcctatTGTATCGTGTTCCAAAACGGTGGTAAGCATGTCCCGTCGCAATCTGACAtccttgtgtttgtttgttcaaGCACCAACCCCCTAATCATTTTTTGGATTATAATTaatgggggtgggggtttggcgggggtgggggtgggggggggggggttgataaGTTATCCATCAGAAGGAATCCAGCCTGACATTTTTAAGTCAAAtagatatttattattttctgctaAAATTATGACAGAGATTTCACATTTGCATAGTGGTCCGCTTTTCAAGCTGAACTGGCCCAAAGGAGAAGGACTCCGTGTAGTCGGCCAACTCATGCGCACTGAGTCAATATTAACAGACTGGCTTTGGCAAGTCAAAGCAATGAAATCACTGTCCAGAAACTCCAGTCCATACAGGGGGATATGGGTCATTGATGTGGGATAATTTCTCATCAAAGTTTCCTCTTATGACTGGGATTGGCAGCGGGCCATGAGAACCGTTAGAGTACGTGCCACTCCGCAGAGGTTGTTCGTCAAAGCATGCCCATGGTATTATTGTAAATctgaatggggggggggcagcagttGGCAGGATCTGTCGCTTAAATTCAAATGTCCCATGCAGGAGGTGTTCCTGACAAACCCAAACAAGCGTGGTTGGATGTTTTCTACCAGCACATTTATTAGATGCAGTCTAGGAGTATTTTTTGAAACCTCCTGTTTTGGGCTGGAcgtgtaatgtgttttttatatgtGAATAATCGATGTAGCATCGTTATAATCCTTCAGTTTGCCATGAAGTTCCAAGTTAAAAAGACCAAATCGGCACATACAAGACATTGTACACACTTTTTCGGGTTCCCTTTTGGGCTCAACATGACACTTTCACAACCAGTGACTAAAAACCACGGACGGCCTCTTTAATAGTGACTTCTTTGGGGTAATGCTTTCACTCCTTGTGTCCTGTGTCTTTCTGCATCTGTCAGTGAAGACATGAGATCTATAATTTGTAAATCCACTACATAACGAGAGAACTGCAGTGATCCAACAGCAACTTGCCCTCTACATACGTAAGGTGCCCAAGCTTCTGTTTGTTCAGTAACGAATCCATTGGGGTAATTGCCAAAACAGCTTGGCTACAGGGAAAACGTTGGTTGCGCGGGTCCATGTGTAGCCCAGTGGGCCATTCTTATTGGAGTTGTTTTGCAGGTCTATCATTATTCGGACctcaaaagaaaacaagaggTCAGTGTggggtgtgatggtaattccatgtatcgacactcggagtaaagaacgcagagacaaagttcttttggcacattctaacagttttattaactattatgcaaatatgagagacgcgtcatggaaagacagacatttcttaaatgcaccttagtcaaaaagttccataacagGGGACATAGGGGACTAAAAAATTGCAGTGTTTTACAAAACCCCCGAGGCAAGTGAGTATAAAGAAACAGTGCAGTCCATCAGCTGCAGTGACCAGAATGCTGGGTGTCCTATCAGAACTTCAACTCTGAGAATGGTACCATTAACAGAGTGCTGAGTCATCATAAACCAGAATAGCTTAAATGACTTCATGTTACCCCATCTATTTATAGCCATTTTAGTTATCTGTTAACTTTcaacaatgtgttttaaaaaagaatcactgcaaacaaaggtgtaggattttttttcccaaGGCTAGGATGATCCACTTTGACATTCAGGCAACAGAATGTAATTTcacacagtacgtcactgctTATTGTTTGTCTTGGAAGTCCTGTAAATGAGCATACACACTTGCATACCAAGACAAAAAAGGTATGTTGCTCCTAACCTTGGCCATACGATACATGTCCCTTTTCAAGCATCCCTCCGGAAATTCTATAATTAGCGCGAGACTGCAAGGTCTTATTTCAGTAACCTAATCAGAAATGTGATGGATTTGAACTTCAGagggacacagacacagtcatagTTCATCGTGCCGCCATTTCCCATGTGAAAGTCGACCGTTGCCATGAgacaaatacacaaaacattGACACTGGGGTGACTGAGCGgttgatgatgaagatgatggtgTTGGTGGCAATGGTAATGACACTAACATTGATGAGCCATTCTTATAGGCAGGTGAACCAGTCTTGACCACAGGTGAGCCATTCTTAAACACAGGTGAGCCATTCTTATACACAGGTGAGCCATTCTTATACACAGTTGAGCCATTCTTATACACAGTTGAGCCATTCTTATACACAGGTGAGCCAGTCTTGACCAGAGGTGTGCCATTCATCTACACAGCTTTGCCGGTCTTAACCACAACTGGAGAGGACAGGCTCGTAATAATAGTCGGAATATAATGATGAAATGCGCTACAAGGAATGTGGTTTTCTCACATTAGATACCATTACATTCTTACCATTCTGAAATGGCAGACACCTGTCCAAGACCACAATGAGATTTGTCTCTGCGGCGCTGGGAGACACCTGTAAGCGATCCTACATTGCGAGTCACCAGGCGGGGCGGAACTACGTGTAGGGGCAGGTATAGGGACAGTCATCCACCCACTATGTGCCTTGTCTATACAAATGTGGACATTAGCATCTGTCATGTGTAAACACGGCGACATTGTCGGCCCTGTGACTGACAGCGGTCGGCATGTCGGTGAGTACCGAGCGTGGGAGGCTGAACCAGGCTGGTTTTCGCAGGGGTGTTTTAAGACGCAGCCTGAAATTCTTGACGAGCTTGGGGAATCGCTCCAAGGTGCGTCAGGTACTGTTTGGTTTTGGTTCTGTTTCCCACAGACATTGGCCACTTCTGTAATTTGGCAACATTCCTTCTCACCCTCTTAGGCATTCCTGTGTGTCCCGAATGAGTCCTTATTTCATGTCTAGTGCACTCCTTTTtgcatgccatttgggacacgccTTCTGTTTAGTTTCCTAATAAGTCCCCAGGCACAAGGCAGAGTGACAGACTTTCTGTCAAAGTGTATGgttttcaaggtgttgactctGTGCTTGATCATCTTTGTGTAttggtacatttttatttttaaacctgTATGGCAATAAGGCAATTAGTTCCAACACTTCCCCTAAGGTAGATCAGATCAATCCAAAAATAAAGTTGTGCTCTGTCTTCATAGTgaagtaaagaaaatgtatgtttttaatttcaTTCAACAAAGATTACTTTTTGGTGTACCACAAGCTGGAAAAGATGTTTCACCTTTTTGCAGTCAAGAAAATGTTAAAGAATTCTATTGTTTCATGTCTTAAATCCATGTTTTAGTATCTAAtccccccactcctctccaACTTTTCCTTTTGAGAAGCAATGTTTGCAGTTTACTTTTTCCTTTCTTCCAGCGCTTACTTAGCTGATAGCTACTTTGTTGATTTAAGTGTATGTGCTAAGTTGTGTGATTGTTCCATCTCGGTTCCCTGTGATGAATGCTCCAGCTGTAAGTCAGTAAAGACAAGACCGTCCGTTTAATGACTAAAACGTAAATATCAAAGAGACAGGCAGTTTGTctgaagtatttttatttattttaataagacAACAGTAGGAATTCACATAATTACTCATCAGTAAAAGTTAgcagataaaacattttatcagCCATCCAAAGCGAATCATCTCAACCGCCAAGCGAAAGTGTCTGTTAGTCATTGTCAAGGAGACTGTGAGCGCGCACGTGCTGATCCACATGCACAGTCAGTGGAGAAACTGAGACAGTCTGCCTACACTGGGCCTCAGGGCCAGAGAGGCAGTCACCCTCCAGAAACCAGGGGTGCCTGTgttttctctcatctttttttgggggggggcaaACTGGGGTTGCCTCTGACTCATATGAGTCATCAACTTGCTCTTCCACAACTTAGTAAACCCAAGTGGGATCATTATTTTCCCTTGTGGTGATTGGCTGATGACGGAGATAGGGGATCGCATTACAAcagtaacccccccccacccgccacccacccacacacacacacatacacaccaacctCTAGTGCAGCTCAGTCTGGAAACATTTGGGTTTCTCCCGCTCACAGAGGAATTGTGGGAGGAACAGTGTCTAAGTTTGTTTCTAAAACTGAAATCACTGTGACAACTGACTATACAGTCATGCGGCAGTCTTTACTGGGGCCCCTGAATGTAGCTTCCAGTTCTCGTCCATGTTCGGCCCCGCCCACAGCCTGTCCATTTCAGcgacgtcctctctctcctgtggGCATGAGTGGGGCGAGGAGGCCTCCAGGGAGTGAAGCAGGAGCTCAGGCGGCCCACTGGACGACTCCTCTGTGTAGATCTGCAAGAAGAGCAGAGCAGAGAAGAGCAGCAGCCAACGCCGGGCAGAGTCTGGCTCCTCACGGGGCTGGATCCTCCTCGCCGTGGGAGGGTAGAGTACCCTGCAGGACCTGGGTCCTCTGGGCCTGTGAGACTTGTGTGACCCCCTGGCAGGGGTGGGCAGGTGCCCAATGGGGTGCCTACGACATAAAGTGACGTGGCACTCTGAACTTGAGGAATTCATTGACGTTTCTGTCCTTCTGCTTCTGCCTGTTTTCTCTGGCAATCAAAGGTCCCTTGACTCTCTTTAAATCCTTAAATTGTTGgctctgaaaatatttggttttGCTTTCACCTTATCTCTCTAGCTGACTTGTTTCCTTGAGCATTCAGTCAGTTACTTTCTTTGTTCGCCATCCACTGAATCGATTTAAATAGGTGAGCAGTGGGCGTGTCGTTCTCTCCTGATGCCAGGTAACCCCGCCTAAACTATTTTTAGAC
This portion of the Esox lucius isolate fEsoLuc1 chromosome 13, fEsoLuc1.pri, whole genome shotgun sequence genome encodes:
- the ier3 gene encoding radiation-inducible immediate-early gene IEX-1 codes for the protein MYVRSNSLLLSIPTKSYQGPLAYRPMPRSKEPEIFTFERIPVQEPERSLPLRPRKRNTRVQYPANVRKYLPPAEKSPAKRWLVALCLVLFLQIYTEEASVETTTSSESLSGEVPEEVSFTQYQVLPFQSAEEQARHLRDGVYDELPHVDCQNQLIDEQSDITSRQQVNQTCPGWEAEMNRMHQQSSSNGYVVALLYPAVYHRLGCED